Below is a window of Schistocerca cancellata isolate TAMUIC-IGC-003103 chromosome 4, iqSchCanc2.1, whole genome shotgun sequence DNA.
GCTGCATCATAGGTGGCACACATCTGATCTATTAAATCTACCCCACCCTTAGTAGCATTATACAGAGTTATCATCTCCGGCTTCATTTCTTTCCCCGTTGTTGCATCTATTTTGTTGTCATGGTGCATAGTACTCGTTAGAAGTAGGCACCTGTTTTTCTTTGGTCCATAACTCACTAATATGCGCGTCTTCTGAAAGCCAAAGATACTTGTAAAAGCATTTCTAGCTCTTCTGTTCACGAGTTCTGGGGGAATTTCCATCTTGTTCTTCCTTAATGTTTCCAAAAGTGTCAGTTTGTGGTCTTTCAGAAGTGACAGGGTCATTTCATAGCTCGTTATGTTCCTTGCTGTTTTGTAAATATGATTACACAGCCTTTTGACGACATCAGCTGCACTATTACTTACGGTCCATCTGGCTGCTCACCTAAATAAACTTCCAAATTTGACGTGTACGCCTTTCTTGCATCGGCTAAATTGAATACTTTTATTCCATATTTGCCATGTTTGGAAGGAATGTACATTCGAAAACTACATCGTCGTCGAAATTTGACAAGCATTTCATCTACAGTGACATATTCTCCAAGAGAATAGTGTGCTATGCAGTTTCTGCTAAACAAATCAAATATACTTCGTTTAGGTGCCAATTCATCCTCTTTTCGCCTGTCGGACCTCGTTGACTTATCATCAAATCTCAGACACTGTGCCAGAAACCTGAATCTCTCTAGGGTCATTGCAgagtagaataattccaatcctgtTCCATCTCTGTCCCAGAGTTCTTCTAAATTAACCCTACCAACCTTGTAGATTCCACCTAAATACAACAGACCAAGAAATGCTCCAATTTCACCTTTATCTGTCTCATGAATGATGGTCTGAGACGAAGAGTATCTCGACTTAGCGGATTCGATACATTGGTTAGTACGTATCTCTACTTCATCCATTATTTCATCCGTGAAAAACAGCCGCCATATTTCTACTTCTGTCCTTTTATTCTTTGCCATTCCCCTCACACCAGGAATATGTGACACAATATTATGTGACCTCGTTCTGATACGAGGAGTAGGCATGTCTTGCATCCATTTAATACACTTGTCCTTAccaataaaatatttcttattgttcTCATATCTATCACTGCCATCCCCGCTTCCGTCGCTTTCCGTATCGCCTTCACtatacagttcgacgacgtctacgTCTCCACCTTCGTCACCTGAATCGTCACTAACGATTTCATTTCGCAGTGGATCGTTGCACAGATCTTCTGTTACATCCATTCTAGCCCTCGTCTGAAATAAATAGGCTGATTCAGCAATCTGAATGTGTGCTACAAACGTATTTGCGTTGGGAcaaacgcgcgggattagccgagcggtctaggacgctgcagtcatggactgtgcggctggtcctggcggaggttcgagtcctccctcgggcatgtgtgtgtgtgtttgtccttaggataatttagattaagttgtgtgtaagcttagggactgatgaccttagcagttgagtcccataagatttcacacatttttgggaCAAACGGTACCATCATTGCTACTCTGGGTCCTACTTCCTCCATCACTTGACGAGCAAATCGCACAGCTGTGTAAGGTAGGAAGCTACAAGGAACGCTGctcgtgtgcagtgttgtgaaccTAACGAAAACGAATCGCTCACTCAAGTCAGGGTCCGGGAGACCCACCAGCAGCAATGCAGGGTTAAGTGCGAAGCATTTCAGagtttgccggctggtgtggcccagcggttctaggcgcttcagtctggaaccacgcgacggctacgatcgcaagttcgaatcctgcctcgggcatagatgtgtgtgatgtccttaggttagttaggtttaagtagttctaagttctaggggactgatgacctcagatgttaagtcccatagtgctcagagccatttgaaccatttcagagttTCTTTATTTTCTCGTCTACAACCCAGATTCTTTTGGTTGACCTGAAAAACAATGGCAAGACCATTCAAACTGAGGGGGGAAAATCTACAATATTTGACATGGCATGCGATAGCACTGAATTCAGTCGATGAACAAAACGGTGAACGAATGTTGCAGCAGAAAACGTGTTTATTGCATTACATTGAAATGGCCAAACATAACCGTAGCTCCATCGTAACTGATAGCTTGTTCGTGAGTTTTAAAAACCTCTCATGGACTTCATCAACAGACGTGCCATAACGAAGTACTGAGGAGTGAGGATACTTGCGAGTAATTACACATATAAGTTGTTTCATCCAGAATAGCTGACACAGAATTCATTTCACTTATCtccttttccattttatttttgatCATGTTTGAAATAGAAGCAGTGAAGTCATGTATATTACATTTGCTCACTCCTGTAAACAAAGAAGAGTGTTCTAAATGACGCTTCAACTTTTCTTCATATTCACTGAGAAGACGTACGAATTCACTGTTGTATGTTTGAACATGAAAACACTGTAAGCAAAATTTCAAGTTATGATGCCCGATGAAGTTCTAGGTTACAGAAGTGTGTTATGTTCTTCGCCTCTACAGAGGTAGTATGTCATTGTCTTCATCCGACGAATCACATGCTGTAAGCTCTCATGCATCCTGTAAGCTACAATGAGAAGCACGTTGCAATGCGACATTTTTTGAATGCATGAAGCCTCCTGGAGGTGACACAATATGCACCTGTGGCGCCGGATGACACACCCTTGCCTAACTGCAACCATTGTATCGGCTCATCTGCTTATCTACATCTATCCTCTGCGAAtcactgcgaagtgcatggcagaaggtacgtcccactataccagttattagggcttcttcccgtacCATTCAAGTATGGAGCACAAGAAGAAAATGATTCTTTAAATCTTCTGTGCTTGATGTAACTAATATACTCTTGCCCTCACGATTCTTATGGGAGCAATATGTAGAGGGTTGTTGTATTTTCCTAGAGTCAtcttttaaagccggttcttgaaattttgttagtagactttctcgcgaTTGTT
It encodes the following:
- the LOC126184455 gene encoding uncharacterized protein LOC126184455; amino-acid sequence: MTLSLLKDHKLTLLETLRKNKMEIPPELVNRRARNAFTSIFGFQKTRILVSYGPKKNRCLLLTSTMHHDNKIDATTGKEMKPEMITLYNATKGGVDLIDQMCATYDAARTRR